GATATACAGGAACAGCTGAGTCCCCAGAGAGAGGGGGACATCTGTCCCAAGCGTCTATACCCTGAGTCCGGTTCAGCTCAGACAGCCCCCTCTGCAGACGCTCCTCGGGGATCCGAGCACACAGCTGAACACCATCGGACAGATGGACCTGAAACCGTACACCCTGACGACTTGTCTGTCGCAGGAGTGGTAAATGACAAATTTGTGATGGGGACATCTGTCAGGGATGCTGTGATTGAGTTGGACTGTTCTGGACGTGGCCCTGACCGTGATGCCTCAGAGCAATTGGGACCAGAGACGTGTGCAAGGAATCAAGTGACTGTGCTTCCTGTGCAGGGCCAACATGAGTCAGACTCTCTTAGTGAGGTAACAAGACAGTCTCTGCATGGAGAGGACGTCGTCTCGTTTAACCCGGAGACCCCCAGCAGCTTGGACCaggaagaaaatatatttaagcgTGAAGAGAACACGGCAACACTTTTTCAAGAAAAAAGACAGCGCTGTTCCGATTTGCAAGAAAAAGTGAAGGAAAGCGCCCTTGAAGGGGCTTCATCTACAGCCGCTGCCGCCTCGTTGCCACTGACAACACCCACGATGCCAGAAATGATAgaaagtgagggagagagagagaacgggaGAGGCGAATTGAACGCGAGAACATTAAAAGCAGCGGGTGCAGCCGCAGAGCGAGCCACAGATTCTCCGAGCCCTGCAGGACAGCGTGAGACCTTCGCTGCCAGGACGCTCCAGTCGTCGCCGATCTGCTCGGAGATTCATTGCTCACCTGCTCCTGAAGTGCCGGCGAGCGACACTGCGTCTGAGGagggctgcagcagcagcagcacaatgcCATATAACTCAGAGGAGAAGGAAAGGAAGGGAGGGGGACCGCCAGCAAACCGCTCCCCTGGGACGGACTCTCTCTCACCAGCCGAGGACAGTGAGCCAAAATCACTACGGTCGGAGGGACAGGTCCAGACCAGGGCTGCCTCAGCTGCGCTTCAGGGGGGACGTGGCCGCCAGGAAAAGAGCCCTGGAAGACTGAAGAAAGAGGTAGGGAGGGACGAAGAGAGAGGGACGAgcaatgaggaagaggaggagagagcgaGCGCAGGAGGCGGAGAGCAGACCTCGCTCAGACAACCGGCGGGTCCTAGCAGCGGCGTGCCATTGACGAGGACAGAGACGCGTTCACTAAAGGGCGCCACAGAGACGTCACTCGAACCGCAGCATGGAGGTGAGCTTGTTGCCAGGGATTCGACTGACCTCCTCCCACCTCCTCAGATAAACTCAGCAGATGCAGGGAGGGaggctgagagagagaaggtACCACCCACAGAAACCACAGCCCCTGGGAGAACTTCTACAGCCGAAGCGCAACCAGAGCCCGGCATCACAGGGTGCAATCAGCTTCTGAAGAGGGAGCACACGGCAGCTTCTCAACCCTACAAACCTTGTCCGACCATGTGGGAAAACACAGGAAGCTGTAGCAATACAGAAACGATAGTGAAGGCCAAAGAAGGCGGCTCCTTCACACAGATGCCTTCGGCCTCCTTACCTCCACTGACTGTACACGAGAGCCTGCATCACCCTGTGACAGAGGCCGTCTTCAGCTTCCGTGAGTTCAGCGCAGAGAAGCCCGAGATGGCCCCAGCAGCGGACACTTCGCCAGAGCAGAAGGAACGTAAACAGGAGGGGAATACAGAAGAGCTGGGGggtagagagaaagaggaggtgTCTGAAAGTGAGTCAGCCAGCATTGTTCGCATGAAGCCCAGTCAAGGGGACGTGCTGGCAGCACAGCCGGCTTCCTCCgatgaaaagaatgaaaagcCTCCGGATGCAGCTCTCAGCACTCTCCAGGAGAAAGGAAGTCACAGCAGTGTCACGGTAAATAATTCACAAGCTGCGTGTGATAGCAAAGACCCCTTGGACATCAGTGCTGATGGAGGTCAAAGGCCAGAGGACAAGATGGAAATCAGCAAAGATAATGAGAGCCTGTTAGCTAATCCAATAAGCCAATTGGAATCCGAGTGTAAAGAGGTGGATGACTTGCATGGAGGAAGTATCTGTCTCGAAGAACTGATTTTGCATGAGAACTTCATAGGTTACAACAAATTTGAGGCTGATTCAGATGCTCAGGAACTTATGTTTGGTTGTTCAGAGAATAGCAGCCAGCACTATGGATCAAGCTCAGTTTTATCACCAAGTCTCGATTTTGCTGCTGAAAGTGGAATAAATAATTCAGCCTCTGAGATGCTTTTGTCCCTGCCACTGACATCTTCTGTCAATGCAGACCTACAAAATGAAACTTCTGACAGAATCACTGACATCCTTCAGAGACCCTGTCTTCTGCTGCGATCTTCTGAGCTGATTGCTGGAACCGCTGAGAATACTGAAGCTGAAGTGAAGACGGCTGTGGATCCTCAGACCTCTGAAAAGCCAGAGCAGATGAAAATCTCCATCTCTAGCGCTAACAGCGATGTTGATCCAGTCATTGTGCTGAAGCCTCTGGGACCGATGCTGAGTCACTGGGAGTTCATAAATGAGTGTGACATTGTGACCACAGGGAAAACAGAACCCACTGATGGTCACAGTAGCTCACCAGCCGGTGAGGGAAGACAGGAAGAATCTCTGACCGATGTAAAGGGTGATGTAACTTCTGTGGACTGTATGGTGGAGAAGCAGCCTTGTCTCTCTTCAGTGAGGGCCGTATACAAgcccagtgaaccagaagaagaaaaaatgatttCACCTACTGTATCAAAAGTTGAGAATTGCATAAGCATTGATCAGGATGAAGAGTTCAAGTCTGTCAGTGATGTAGAAGCAAAGCAATTAGAAGATGTCAGTGAGAAGAAATTAGATCATAACAGCAGTGCGATAGGATCCTTAGTAACTCCACCCATCCATGCCACATCCCCAGAGACAGACTCACACGCTGGTAATATAGCAATGAAAGAGGAACATGACTCCTCATCACCTACTGATATCTCTGAAGATTCAAATACTCCTCCCTTCTCTGTCCCATCATTCAGCAACGTCTACAAGCCTGTAGAAGACCTGTTGGCTTTGAAACCTGacctttctgctgctgctcagtCAGTAAGTGATGAGGTCATCATGAGTGACTGCCATGGCATTATTAGTCAACCTGCAAGAACCTCGAACATTATTGCCACTGAGGTAAAAGTTGAAGAGGAGGTTGAATGTGAAAAACCTGAGGGtaacaaaacaacaaaggtGGATCACGGAGTGGAAAAGGTGCTTGATTTGCCTTCTGAAGGAGAAGAGCAGCAGATCAGCCTGAGTGAAACTGAGAGAAAGCAGAGTGATTTGCTGGAAGACCCGAGAGAAAACCAAGCAAAAGCAAACACAGCAGAAGAACAGCGTGGGCTTGATATAAACCAGGCAGAAGGATTTACAAGCAGAGAAACAACAGACCAACTCAAGGAGCACGTGTGTGAAGAAACAGAGCATGAGATTGTCAAAGATGCTGGAGAGAAGGCTCAGTGGGGGTCAGAGACGTCAGAAAATTGCGAGGAAAGCAAACAAGTGTCTGGGCTCCAGCTATCACACGCAAGCCCATCTATGGAGCTCTCGAATCTGTCTGAGTTAGGTGAAGTGTCTTTTCCATCTCCACGTCAAAACCTCTCTTCTGAGCCACCTGCTGCAGCAGAATTTTGGCTTGACGAAGACCAGCCTTGTTTGGTGTCCATCCCTCGCAACACAGTCCTTCCCCAAGATGCACTGCCTGAGCTGCCAAAAAAGCAGTGGCTGGCCTGCAGCTGCAGTCTAGAGCTGGGATCAGGTGTTGGGGTGGAGGGGTGTGGAAGTGCTCATACCACAGACAGTAAAGATGATGTTCCTCAATGCCATTGTGAAACCAATGTACAAAAGTCATTTGTCAGGGAGAATGTTTTGGATGAAAGCATCCTGGTAGAGTGCAAGAACAATACCATGGAAGAAGAAACATGTCATAAAATGGAAGAAGATAGTTCTGGGTTCAGAGCTTTGCCAGAGGGTAATGATATTAATGTCATCCTCCCTGGTCCCGATTTGGGGAAACATGATAAAAGTAAGGACAGTACTGATATAATGGCAGGAGAAGAGACAAAGCATGAGCAGAACACAAATGATGGTGAGCATAATCAAAGCAAACCTGAAATAACTTCAGATTTGGATATacaagaaagtgaaagtaagtCCACACTTGGTGCCATTTCAATGCAGGCCAGTTGCAAGGAGCTGCACATACCTTTGCCTTATATGGCATCTGCGCCACTTTTGAAAGACACCAGCCTCCCTCCTGATGATGCCAAGGATCTTCAAAGTGACCCAGAACTTGAAACAGAGGAGCAATTTTTTGGAATTTATTGTTGTAACGCCGGTTTCACTCAATCAAGTGATCTTCCAACTGCTGTAGGACTGGAGACTCCTCTTCCCCAAATCCCTGAACCCAAACACCAAGAACCAAGTCTTCCTCATTCAACCTCTGACTGTGCCACTGTCTCACCCATGGAGGAAATGGCTGACAGTTGTGTCTTAGGGGATGAAGACAGAGCTTTAAAGGAAAAGGTCAGAACCTGTTCTGAGGCTGTGGCAATTTCACACTGTCAGACTCTCCAAAgtgaagaaaaagaacaaacatcTGACCAAACCTCTGACATTAAGGCCTGGACTGGAGAAGGTCACGGCACTTTGACTACTTCAAGAGCAGAACACACTGATTCAGAGAATGCAAAGCAAACCCCAGACTCTGAAGAACAGACTGAATCTGAGGTTAAAGAATCCAGTGATGGcattcaaaacactgacagcagGAAGGAAGAGTTGATGCAGACTGACAAAGAGCAAGAAGATAGGACaggtaataatgaaaaaatgtctGCCAATGAAGAATTCGAGACTGAGGAGACTGAGAGGAACCACTCTGAATTTGACCTTAGGGTAGATGTGCTTCCTCCATGTATTCAAGAGTGTAGTGAACTTGATCAGCCATCAACAACACTTCTCGACAAGaaacacgctgagctgggagcaGATTTTGTTATACAATCCACAGATGCTACAAGCCCACAAACCACAGACAGTGCAGACTCACAATTCGAGTTGTATAGGCCTACAAAACCTTTCATCCAGATGCTACGTGACAGGACCGCAATGACTGCAGTATCTACAGGCGCTGGCTCCATCTCTGACATCACACAAAGCCCAGTTGAGGATCTGGTCACAATCCAGTTGGCAGAAGCAGTGAAAATAGATGACAGGGGCGTGTTTGAGCGAGAGCCTGCAACTAGACAGTGCTGTTCAGATGCCAGGGTAGAGCTTGCTGTCATTCCCCCGGTGTCCCAGTCTGACGAGGTGTGTGGTTACCACTGTCAGGCTGAGCAAGACCTCACAGCAGGGCTTCCAGCCACACAGGCCACAGCAGGAATCAGGTACTGCTCCCCTTTGCACTGCGTGTGTGGTGTACTTGTTTTACTGATGGTCAGGGGTGTCTAACACTGGGGACTTTTAAagtgcataaaatatttttcagttCACTTGTAATTTatgagtttttcttttgtaaatgtCAAATTACTTAGTCATGTATGAGCTACAAATGTTCTGTGAATATTGCTCATTTCACCCAGCTTGATCTGATGTGACTTTTAGTAAATATATAAGAAAAGTGCTCTTTAATACTGCTTGGAATCCAGTGTGAAACTTCCTTGGTCCATTTTGTTTGGACATTGCTATTTATTCTGCTTAAAGTTAATTAAGATCAAGAACAAAATGTTCACATTCTGCCTAATATATTCCACCCACTGCCAGATGACTGCTCCGGCAATGGTCTCAACGCTATGGCTGATTGGTGTCTGTGTATGGAGGGAACGTTTAAAATGCAGTTATTGTTGTGAGGGAGCTCAACAAGTGGAGCCGAAGTGGAATTTGATTTTGATTCTATGAATTGAATGAAAGCACTACAGCTCTTTATATTGTTGAGGGTGACATCAACTCTGACCTCAACCCATGCCCATTGGGTCAAGAATGGAACTGTTCATCTACAAGCAGCTCCACAGTGGGCTATTCATATTGGGGATGGCGGAGCTCGATGCTCTTCTCTCACCAACATATGTTGGCCTCCAGATGTGAAAAACACAAGTTATTGAAAAAGAACCTAATTTCCAGTTAAACTGTAAAGATGTGTTTCTTGCTGTGAGGATGTCTGGTATTATTTGTCACCCAACCCTCGCTGTACTCTCTGTCCTCTCCACCCCACAGAGCACTTCAGCCCCTCGAGTCTCCTGATGCAGATCTTGAGTTCAGGACCCCCACAGAAGAGGCAGCATCCCCTGTAGAACAACACGAAGACGAACAACTTGAATACAGGTCAGTGCAGAGCTGCAGAGTAAAGATGCCCTATAATCTGCCGTATCTGCCAAATATAGGATTTCAAAGGCAAAAGGCCTAGATATTCTCTTTAGTTCTCAACATTACAAGCAGTGTGCTCCTGATGGGTTCATTTTCATTAGCAGGTGGACTTCATAACACTTGGTAATGCCACATCTGGGGCCCAAATGTGACTGACtgcttataataataatcatataaaaaaagatgGCAAGATAATTGGATAAATAGTATCGAgattaattatgaaataattggattttctttaaaataatcTATATTCGGTTTTGGAATATTTCCCAACCCTGCCTGGGATCTTactgtttctttcatttttccctATTTAGACAGACAAAATACACTTGAACTATATGGAACTTTCCAGGAGTTAATATAGACTTTATGAAATATGACAAATTTATTTTTCTACCATGCACAGTATGAATCTGTTTTATTGTGGTAAGTGATTCTGGAAATCCAAAGACTTCCGCTTGTCAAAGTAGGGCATTGTTCACTGACGTCTGTTTCTCCTCTTCTAGCAGTACACACTTAGAAATCCATGATTAGATTTCCTCTCACCCACCCTCCATATCCCTTTCCTCTTGTCTCGGTGTTTCTAGACACTGCAGTTACTCTGCATGCCAGGCCGGCACTTGGTGCTTGTCAGTCATGGCACCCGCCTTAACAGTCTGCATGTGGAGACGGCGAGGGGATATGAGACAGAGAGTGCTCTccaaaagtgtgtgtatgctgGCCtgactcctgtgtgtgtgtagtgtggtgtTCACCTGTCCCTGGAGGCTGTCTTTTCCGTCACATTCTTTCTGGCTCCAGTGTCTATGCACCAGGAAGGCAGAGGAATTTAAgttggctttgtgtgtgtgagtgcatgcatgtgggtgtgtgcgtaTATGGGGGGGGCATACATGGGCGTGCATGTGTAATCATTAGTTGTGTAGtcattagagagagagagagggagggaggaagcaGAGAACATCGACCTGAGtgatgaaaatgaatgattGAGGTAAAGTTTAAtgcacttttttactttttaaactcaaagtaaagaagtaaacttgaatgattttttaaaaattagcagTAAAATCTAAATGTATCTGTATCTGCCCACAATGTCCTGCCATCTGCTTGCACGTTACTGGGATCAACATTAGcttataccaaaaaaaaaattcaaatgagccacAGCGATTCAGCAATTTTTTAAATCTAGAAGATCACCACGTTGGCAGGGCAACTGTCGTTACGATGGTTATTAATCATGGTTGCTGTTATCATGCAGAAAAATAATGAGCCTGTTTATTAACAAGCTTCTGCTATTATGCACCACTTTTGTTTTGCCAAATATATATGTGAGACCTTGTCTGACTCCTAAATGTCAGGAACCAGTTTGCACAAAAAGACCTGAATGGCGCTCACTGCAGCTCATTAGCCTCAATGCCATTCGGCAATAACTGGAACTCCttgagtgtgttggtgtatgtgGTGCCAAGCATGTGTAAAGCTTGTGCTTCTTGTTTTTATGATGAGATTTATTTGCCGCTGCTAGCCTTTTCTGTAGTCTTGAAGTCTTGCAGGTTCCTTTTGGAAGGAACTCTGCCAGGTTGTTCTTCAAATCCTTGTTTCTTCATGTAATCCCAGACAGACTTGATGAAGTTGCGATCAGCGCTTTTGAATAAATTTGTGGCCAATCAAACACCTTCCTGATGGTATTGCATGGTCGATAATTATCTATATTTCTAAGCATTGAATACACCATTAATCCAACtccatttgcagaaatgcaAAGTTTAGTGGTTTTGCCTTGTTTTCACGTTGGAGGCATGGCTTTACAGCTGCAGCTCTTCCATGAAGACCATTTCTGGCCAGACTTCTCTGGACAGTAGAAGGGTGTACCTGGGTCCCACTGGTTTCTAAGTTGATTGCACTGATGGACATCCTCCATTTTTGGGAAAGAAACTTgatgtgtttttcatctgcTACACTACATTTCCTTGGCCAAGGACTGCATCTATGATTCTCAACATTGCCCATTTTTTCAATGCCAATATCTTcagacctcagtctgtctggGGCAGTATACTGTTGGAGTGGATAAAGATTTGTTTAGCTGATTTTCAGCAGAATGCTTCAGGCCTTGTGCATCAAGCATCAACATAATACCATTTCATTTGAAGACCAAGATGTCATTGTACAGTAACCTGTAATGTGTTCCTATTAATCTCCAGTTAATTCTCACCATTTATTTCTCTTTCTGCTCTCCCTTTCACTTTGTGTAGAGCTTTTGTGGGTGTATACCCAGACTTCGTGGTCTGGAGGTTATATCTTTATTTCCAGACTGTGTATCCAGTGTGTCACATTTCAAGCTATAAATTGCCTACAAAGACCTCTGAAACCAAAAAACGGTTTTAgccttttgtttctttcttgttgcAGTAGCCAAAGCGCTGTCTTACTTTTAAATTCTAAACTGAACTGACCTCCACACccatttgctttttaaataagttCAATGCACCAACTTGCAGCCATGAGATAATATAAACGTTTCACATGCTTCCTGTGAcataaattcattttaacattctttTTGGACCTGCCAGTGGCTGATATGACTCTGCTATGTGCAGTTGCTGAGGGAATCTAGTAGCAGGCCGCTGAGGGTATTTTTAGAGCCAAATGGGAGTCTAACCCCCAGCTGGGAGCAGCTGCAGGATTGGACCAGGCTATGGTTGTCAGATTAAGGGCGGCTGCTGATATAACACTCATCTGGTCTGTGCCAGCCTGCTGTCTCTCAGGTACACTTGGCAGGGTGAGCTCGGCTGGTGGTTCTGCATATGAGCGTGAGATCACAGGGCCCAGATGTGGGAGGCATGTttattaccacacacacacatgacttaTGAAAACCATGCACTAAACCATGCATAAGACCAGGAGCTGCAAACAATTTAGGTGTCAAATGGTCTCATTATTATAATATGATGCTAAATCATAACCCGGTTGTCAATTTCACTCAGGTCCTCCCCAACCCCTCAAGCTGAGCGCTGTGACCCCATCCCCTCCTCCCCTACCTGGCCTGAGGACAACGCCCTCCCGTCTGCTCTCCCTGCACACCTGTTCCAGGACGCTGCAGAGttccccacccctcctcccACGCCCCCGGACAGGAACGTTCCTGTCCCAGAGTCTCCCACTCCCCCTCCTGAGTCTGAACTCCCTGCTGACCCTGAAGAAACTGGAACCCCTCCCGGTCCCTCTGCTGTACATGTTGAAGAGAGGAAATCGTGCAATCTTCTAGTCAGGTAACTCGCTCTTTTTGGATCTAATCGTTGGAGGGTGGTGTACTTGGTGGTGCTGTTTTGGACATGCAGAGCTGTTTGATTTTGATACTCTGGTGCTTTGTTTGGATGATGCATACAAAAAACGCCCCATGATCTTTATTCAGAATCATCCACAGGTATGCATTCTAGGTGCCATTTAATCTCATTGTGCCATTGTCTGATATTTAATGTGAGAAATCAATCATGCTGCCATATCTTCTTGAGTTGACATAGCTGTTAGACGGGCCTGTTACACCCACATTATCTTAATGCTGAGTCACTCTGTTCTGTATGATAGGAACCATGCATGCCTCTTCCATTGCTGTTTACAGCATTAGGTGCTTATTTTCTCATGTGTTACAATGGACAAATGGaaactttcattcattcagactAACTAGTTGGGTGCAGGACTTTTACCTCGCACTTTACTTACAGGAAATTTGTAGACTGCAATATTGTTGATATCTGGCCTTGGTTTTATCTTGTTCAAACAACCAGAGGGTGGTTACACCCGATAAGAATCCAAAACAACATTGGAGAGGTATTCACCATATTAATTttgtatgaattttttttttgttgcaaaatgCTTTGCATGAACTACATTCTTCATTCTTCATACTACATTCTATACCAGTATTATTTGTGAAATGATTATTGCGGAGTGTTTCTAATAATGTGAGGATTGATGATTAGAATGGAAGATTTTAAGCATGTATATTCATATGGCAATTTATTTGGCAATTGTCAATTCAATATTCAGTCTGagcatgtaatttgatattacattttgcaattggcaattcaatATGCAAAGTGCTGATTTAATCCTTAGTTCATTTCAAAgtagtttgaaaaaaaaatagaataacaatTCACTGAATGGCATTCTGTTTTGCCATGGGTTTCCATGTTGTCCTTTTTATGCCCATGACGCAGTGGCTCAtttgtccagcaggtggcaggaTTAGCAGCCT
Above is a genomic segment from Denticeps clupeoides chromosome 8, fDenClu1.1, whole genome shotgun sequence containing:
- the tacc2 gene encoding uncharacterized protein tacc2 isoform X5, coding for MQFCREYFCQPCSTAVTSPEEDMEYGMGSCIGVARSQVEVHTEGAGGKRNSRAENRVVPTSHQQPSRAAEEEEPAEGEKQWLCEEEDKELEFPHDLLPSIDLSSELNLWGSSLGSDPFGGVKDVPEAPVGPVRPLLAGLPHNMDNLSPPVAGVVKSPDDDPVLSSAPLQSRSLPESEKAQIPLSSSEDLEVQAVVLSQPINEVEKELPIAYSLTVGLPVCDVGHHGDREIYSKEATATGEEIFSFKNYILGNEEGAAEGSGGKDSTMLVPSTETETEKLCHVSTKADSCVKLQEQAGPPPREIENSTSVQDNLSTRPSLLKENQTELHVCILENTQMTGLRESDNDTEQNSQADVQLGALTGSNIDKETHGDEQTGTHTQLVVTPPIEMTNENTAALSLTEPPSDIQEQLSPQREGDICPKRLYPESGSAQTAPSADAPRGSEHTAEHHRTDGPETVHPDDLSVAGVVNDKFVMGTSVRDAVIELDCSGRGPDRDASEQLGPETCARNQVTVLPVQGQHESDSLSEVTRQSLHGEDVVSFNPETPSSLDQEENIFKREENTATLFQEKRQRCSDLQEKVKESALEGASSTAAAASLPLTTPTMPEMIESEGERENGRGELNARTLKAAGAAAERATDSPSPAGQRETFAARTLQSSPICSEIHCSPAPEVPASDTASEEGCSSSSTMPYNSEEKERKGGGPPANRSPGTDSLSPAEDSEPKSLRSEGQVQTRAASAALQGGRGRQEKSPGRLKKEVGRDEERGTSNEEEEERASAGGGEQTSLRQPAGPSSGVPLTRTETRSLKGATETSLEPQHGGELVARDSTDLLPPPQINSADAGREAEREKVPPTETTAPGRTSTAEAQPEPGITGCNQLLKREHTAASQPYKPCPTMWENTGSCSNTETIVKAKEGGSFTQMPSASLPPLTVHESLHHPVTEAVFSFREFSAEKPEMAPAADTSPEQKERKQEGNTEELGGREKEEVSESESASIVRMKPSQGDVLAAQPASSDEKNEKPPDAALSTLQEKGSHSSVTVNNSQAACDSKDPLDISADGGQRPEDKMEISKDNESLLANPISQLESECKEVDDLHGGSICLEELILHENFIGYNKFEADSDAQELMFGCSENSSQHYGSSSVLSPSLDFAAESGINNSASEMLLSLPLTSSVNADLQNETSDRITDILQRPCLLLRSSELIAGTAENTEAEVKTAVDPQTSEKPEQMKISISSANSDVDPVIVLKPLGPMLSHWEFINECDIVTTGKTEPTDGHSSSPAGEGRQEESLTDVKGDVTSVDCMVEKQPCLSSVRAVYKPSEPEEEKMISPTVSKVENCISIDQDEEFKSVSDVEAKQLEDVSEKKLDHNSSAIGSLVTPPIHATSPETDSHAGNIAMKEEHDSSSPTDISEDSNTPPFSVPSFSNVYKPVEDLLALKPDLSAAAQSVSDEVIMSDCHGIISQPARTSNIIATEVKVEEEVECEKPEGNKTTKVDHGVEKVLDLPSEGEEQQISLSETERKQSDLLEDPRENQAKANTAEEQRGLDINQAEGFTSRETTDQLKEHVCEETEHEIVKDAGEKAQWGSETSENCEESKQVSGLQLSHASPSMELSNLSELGEVSFPSPRQNLSSEPPAAAEFWLDEDQPCLVSIPRNTVLPQDALPELPKKQWLACSCSLELGSGVGVEGCGSAHTTDSKDDVPQCHCETNVQKSFVRENVLDESILVECKNNTMEEETCHKMEEDSSGFRALPEGNDINVILPGPDLGKHDKSKDSTDIMAGEETKHEQNTNDGEHNQSKPEITSDLDIQESESKSTLGAISMQASCKELHIPLPYMASAPLLKDTSLPPDDAKDLQSDPELETEEQFFGIYCCNAGFTQSSDLPTAVGLETPLPQIPEPKHQEPSLPHSTSDCATVSPMEEMADSCVLGDEDRALKEKVRTCSEAVAISHCQTLQSEEKEQTSDQTSDIKAWTGEGHGTLTTSRAEHTDSENAKQTPDSEEQTESEVKESSDGIQNTDSRKEELMQTDKEQEDRTGNNEKMSANEEFETEETERNHSEFDLRVDVLPPCIQECSELDQPSTTLLDKKHAELGADFVIQSTDATSPQTTDSADSQFELYRPTKPFIQMLRDRTAMTAVSTGAGSISDITQSPVEDLVTIQLAEAVKIDDRGVFEREPATRQCCSDARVELAVIPPVSQSDEVCGYHCQAEQDLTAGLPATQATAGIRALQPLESPDADLEFRTPTEEAASPVEQHEDEQLEYRSSPTPQAERCDPIPSSPTWPEDNALPSALPAHLFQDAAEFPTPPPTPPDRNVPVPESPTPPPESELPADPEETGTPPGPSAVHVEERKSCNLLVRSSDSDGAFETPESTTPVKAASPTAPAGPSSTHPLLSDDTGFCSDTTSAADITLTEPPLDPRPPSRSLSIVFDEDKPIASSGAYNLDLLGTSDSSFDSLDRQSRSQLTRSLSLQAGELDSSGGTNTTTTGEFDRPFHQRAESFSVGTESAPGTLRRPKKPRPGSLKKKPISRQNSNPESTSTKPSSSSSTPEVKKKAKPRAESPLQVSEEQGSLSATPSGTLRRNRVKPRVDSPPPLAEETTPTSEPPTKPCQEDVPLSAATSPSIPDKESPVPPSASYKWDPDNFEGIDPFCTGGSKIANSPVLQRKGIEFASEPDPLEEPPASEPPAPPLHTTTSVEEQLLKKRQSIRLEFDYSEEGGETPKDTPPPPKRVGKKPGAKMPLRKPKTGIKKAPQHQTEMLDNAPPSTNDDDIPIPKASYNFDPSQWDDPNFNPFSSGSGIPNSPRLSKGGYSFNPESFEEIDPFKSSIKMSKSPPKSSSFDMPTNNNDNDNENIGELQDHNQNKPAKKKKTPVKSNTFRVKKSPKRSPMSETSSQCCPVCSSLAFPVPHSHHHMQDPTPLDPPDAPAGPPQDHATDEEKLASSTSQKRAARHDVEVELDFSKPSDLSSFVNENNLPSQMNVTDYEIEYMEKIGSSTPPLSSKKPSLYLKLDSVTDSSNKTLSGINGSDPNSPCTGSFEEMEAQIRAESKSPVLPSSCIAPEGSALEKSRKRESESLSRTHSTERDGGPLSHGPADPSDLPLLDRLAESGGPLNYMEPDLAETNPTAFAHKLQEELVLAALRIEALQVAKNISQSPSLSTVSPQEREASSPAETTVSKSALYSKTAYSESESPYLPQDLDHSLGIAREEIVTKEKEVLEWKRKYEESRQEVVEMRRIVAEYEKTIAQMIGMPEDEKREKSLSHHTIQQLIMEKDQALADLNSVEKSLADLFRRYEKMKDVLEGFRKNEEVLKKCAQEYLSRVRKEEQRYQALKIHAEEKLDKASADIAQVRAKAKQEQAAYQASLRKEQMKVDSLERTLEQKNKEIEELTKICDELIAKMGKS